The Ciona intestinalis chromosome 13, KH, whole genome shotgun sequence genome has a segment encoding these proteins:
- the LOC100181960 gene encoding COMM domain-containing protein 5, with protein MSGIKDHVNFLGYPLPPGVSLLVKSLKKYDISVFERLVTVAVEMSSDTNPTNHKFSNLTKGISKEAINHIYPGVFTIIRKAMRTPKNLLKKNVFENDLNEIMLPTSFHAPLSTALFGDARPSLEDNAHQQCPHVATLSKLRWRVDVAISNASLNRVMEPTILITITTDKGEEHTLEVSKEKFHQLRYSVLEVLNYMQQLEKRSIFQVET; from the exons atgtccGGAATTAAAGATCATGTCAACTTTCTGGGTTACCCTCTACCACCAGGTGTCTCACTTTTAGTGAAATCCTTGAAAAAGTATGATATTTCTGTGTTCGAGCGACTGGTAACAg TTGCAGTTGAGATGTCATCGGATACAAATCCTACAAACCACAAGTTTTCAAACCTGACCAAAGGAATTTCGAAAGAAGCTATCAACCATATTTATCCCGGTGTGTTTACAATAATTAGAAAAGCCATGAGAACACCCAAAAATTTACtgaagaaaaatgttttcgaAAACGATCTGAATGAAATAAT GCTACCGACATCATTTCACGCTCCACTGAGCACAGCTTTGTTCGGTGATGCACGTCCTTCGTTAGAAGACAATGCACATCAACAGTGCCCTCATGTGGCAACGTTATCCAAGCTTCGTTGGCGCGTAGACGTAGCGATATCAAACGCATCTTTAAACAGAGTAATGGAACCAACTATATTGATCACAATAACCACAGATAAAGGAGAAGAACATACACTTGAa GTATCAAAAGAAAAATTCCACCAACTCCGGTATTCTGTGCTTGAGGTTTTAAACTACATGCAGCAGTTGGAGAAACGATCAATCTTTCAAGTTGaaacttaa